One genomic segment of Gemmatimonadota bacterium includes these proteins:
- a CDS encoding YjbQ family protein, with translation MRWIQKQITLTPRLRGFHLVTDEITGQVPALADIDVGIAHVFICHTSASLTVNENAAPDVRGDFERHMNVLVPEHQPYYRHDEEGPDDMPAHIKASMMGSSVSIPVTAGRLNLGVWQGIYLCEHRDRGGARRLVVTIYGSPA, from the coding sequence ATGCGGTGGATACAGAAGCAGATCACCTTGACCCCCAGGCTCCGGGGCTTCCACCTGGTGACGGATGAGATCACCGGCCAGGTCCCCGCGCTGGCGGATATCGATGTCGGCATCGCCCACGTCTTCATCTGCCACACCTCCGCTTCCCTCACCGTCAACGAGAACGCGGCGCCCGACGTCCGAGGCGACTTCGAGCGCCACATGAACGTCCTGGTCCCCGAGCACCAGCCGTACTACCGTCATGACGAGGAGGGACCGGACGACATGCCGGCGCACATCAAGGCCTCGATGATGGGCAGCAGCGTTTCCATTCCCGTCACCGCCGGCCGGCTGAACCTGGGGGTCTGGCAGGGCATCTATCTCTGCGAACACCGGGACCGCGGCGGCGCGCGGCGGCTGGTGGTCACCATTTACGGCAGTCCAGCCTGA
- a CDS encoding S9 family peptidase, producing the protein MEPGDKDKPVMTGQAADRVPATADRIPVANGYWKSAITAKTMGARTPLYDVQWNGDGTGLVWLEQRSDTGVLVCRNGTDAPYDLTDGHPVRGGVGYGGGDFTVADDWVVFAEKDGRLYRQSLAPGTARPITPAFGAAASPTVSPDGKWVLYVHTCESVDVIALVDGEGSGWPVNLVRGADFYMQPAWHPDGERIAWIEWDQPQMPWDGTRLKTARIDSARRALEDERLITGDTDTPVFQPAFSPDGSWLSYVVTEGEWENLVALNLDTGEQRVVAGDATLADPAWVQGVRVYGWGPDGDTLYYRANERGFASLWKVSVASGRKTKVETPRYTWMMQIAISPARDAVACIASSSTVPERVVTLDESEHRVHRHTVHRRSQSEMIPEADLSVPESITWKNPGGGEVHGLYYPPASSRFSGSGKPPAIVSIHGGPTGQHRTDYSAEIPFFTNRGYACLYVNYRGSTGYGRSYMTALREHWGEYDTEDAVSGALALVDRELADPDRIVIKGGSAGGFTVLNALVHHPGVFRAGLCLYGVTNLFGLATDTHKFEAKYLDLMVGTLPEHSDRYQAWSPLFHADRIRDPVAIFQGSEDKVVPPDQAESIVEVLKRNKVPHIYRLYEGEGHGWRKVETIVSFYDDVERFLKRYVL; encoded by the coding sequence ATGGAACCTGGAGATAAGGACAAACCCGTGATGACCGGTCAGGCGGCGGACCGCGTTCCCGCGACGGCGGACCGCATACCCGTCGCGAATGGTTACTGGAAAAGCGCCATTACGGCGAAGACGATGGGTGCCCGGACACCGCTCTACGACGTGCAGTGGAACGGCGACGGAACCGGCCTGGTATGGCTGGAACAGCGTTCGGATACCGGTGTGCTCGTTTGCCGCAACGGCACCGACGCGCCATACGACCTGACGGACGGCCATCCGGTCCGGGGCGGCGTGGGCTACGGGGGCGGTGATTTCACCGTGGCCGATGACTGGGTCGTGTTCGCCGAAAAGGACGGCAGGCTGTACCGCCAGTCCCTCGCACCGGGAACGGCCCGGCCGATCACGCCCGCCTTTGGCGCGGCCGCTTCGCCCACCGTGTCACCGGATGGAAAGTGGGTGCTGTACGTCCACACCTGTGAATCGGTAGACGTCATCGCCCTGGTCGACGGCGAAGGCAGCGGATGGCCGGTGAACCTGGTGCGCGGCGCAGATTTCTACATGCAGCCGGCCTGGCATCCCGACGGCGAGCGGATCGCCTGGATCGAGTGGGACCAGCCGCAGATGCCCTGGGACGGCACGAGGTTGAAGACCGCCCGGATCGATTCCGCCCGCCGCGCGCTGGAAGACGAGCGGTTGATCACAGGAGATACGGATACGCCGGTATTCCAGCCCGCCTTCTCTCCGGACGGGAGTTGGCTTTCCTACGTCGTTACGGAAGGAGAGTGGGAAAACCTGGTCGCGCTGAACCTGGATACGGGCGAGCAGCGCGTCGTGGCCGGGGACGCCACACTGGCCGACCCGGCCTGGGTGCAGGGCGTACGGGTCTACGGCTGGGGGCCGGACGGCGATACCCTCTACTACCGCGCAAACGAAAGGGGCTTCGCGTCGCTGTGGAAGGTCTCCGTGGCGTCCGGCCGGAAGACGAAGGTCGAAACGCCCCGGTACACCTGGATGATGCAGATTGCCATCTCCCCGGCGCGGGATGCCGTGGCCTGTATCGCCTCTTCGTCCACCGTTCCGGAACGCGTGGTCACCCTGGACGAAAGCGAACATAGGGTGCATCGCCATACGGTGCATCGCCGCAGCCAGTCGGAGATGATCCCCGAAGCGGACCTCTCCGTTCCCGAATCGATTACCTGGAAGAACCCGGGCGGGGGCGAGGTGCACGGACTCTACTATCCGCCCGCCAGCAGCCGGTTCTCCGGGTCCGGAAAGCCGCCGGCCATCGTCAGCATCCACGGGGGACCGACCGGCCAGCATCGGACGGACTATTCCGCCGAGATCCCTTTCTTCACCAACCGGGGCTATGCCTGCCTGTACGTCAACTACCGCGGAAGTACGGGTTACGGGCGCAGTTACATGACCGCCCTGCGCGAGCACTGGGGCGAGTACGACACGGAAGACGCCGTCAGCGGCGCGCTTGCCCTCGTGGATCGTGAACTCGCCGATCCGGACCGCATCGTCATCAAGGGCGGCAGCGCGGGAGGTTTTACCGTACTGAACGCCCTGGTCCATCACCCCGGAGTCTTCCGGGCCGGCCTGTGTCTCTACGGCGTGACCAATCTCTTCGGCCTGGCCACGGATACCCACAAGTTCGAGGCGAAGTACCTGGACCTGATGGTGGGGACGCTGCCCGAGCACAGCGACCGGTACCAGGCCTGGTCGCCCCTATTCCACGCGGACAGGATCCGCGATCCGGTCGCCATATTCCAGGGCAGCGAGGACAAGGTGGTCCCCCCGGACCAGGCCGAATCGATCGTCGAGGTCCTCAAGCGGAACAAGGTGCCCCACATCTACCGGTTGTACGAAGGCGAGGGGCACGGCTGGCGCAAAGTGGAAACCATCGTTTCCTTCTACGACGACGTGGAACGGTTCCTGAAGCGGTACGTACTCTGA